In bacterium (Candidatus Blackallbacteria) CG13_big_fil_rev_8_21_14_2_50_49_14, the following are encoded in one genomic region:
- a CDS encoding dienelactone hydrolase family protein: protein MAEIRTFHETIAISDETEMVAYVASPEQEGLYPALLLFQEIFGVNEHIRQVADRLAAEGYMVVAPDIFHRSSPGFESGYEDLQPGRTQAAALTPEGLKADIKACYEWLQHHPHVAGDRIGSMGFCLGGRLSFLANAWIPLKAAVSFYGAGIAENHLELCEYLHAPQLFFWAGQDPWIQPESHQKLTQKLRELKKDFVTVEFANVDHGFACDARSNYDFNAARQAWSLSLSFLDSYLKKY from the coding sequence ATGGCAGAAATTCGCACATTTCATGAAACAATTGCTATTTCAGACGAGACCGAAATGGTGGCATATGTAGCCAGCCCCGAACAAGAAGGGCTTTACCCTGCACTATTACTTTTTCAGGAAATTTTTGGCGTCAATGAGCATATCCGGCAAGTGGCCGATCGGCTTGCAGCAGAAGGCTATATGGTCGTGGCTCCAGATATTTTTCATCGCAGCAGCCCGGGTTTCGAAAGTGGTTATGAGGATCTTCAGCCTGGCAGAACCCAAGCAGCAGCCCTTACCCCTGAGGGCCTCAAAGCAGATATTAAGGCCTGCTATGAATGGTTACAACACCATCCCCATGTCGCTGGCGATCGAATTGGCAGCATGGGTTTTTGCCTGGGAGGGAGACTCAGTTTTCTTGCAAATGCCTGGATTCCGCTCAAAGCAGCAGTTTCATTTTATGGGGCAGGCATTGCTGAAAATCATCTGGAACTCTGTGAATATCTCCATGCCCCTCAACTCTTTTTCTGGGCAGGACAAGATCCCTGGATTCAACCCGAAAGCCATCAAAAACTCACCCAAAAACTCCGTGAATTGAAAAAGGACTTCGTCACGGTTGAATTTGCAAATGTGGATCATGGCTTTGCCTGCGATGCACGCAGCAACTATGATTTTAACGCAGCAAGACAAGCCTGGTCGCTGAGCTTATCTTTTTTAGATTCTTATCTAAAAAAATACTGA
- a CDS encoding CDP-alcohol phosphatidyltransferase encodes MLDAWLRPHIDRPLQAIAEQLEKVGLHANAVTLIGFCLGLAAASALAWRQFGWGLGFFLLNRLLDGLDGALARRLGPTDFGGYLDIVSDFLVYALLVFAMALAQPDSALHASLLLFSFMGTSTTFLAYAILAAKRNLHTQARGPKAFYYLGGLTEGSETLIFFCILFLIPEQFKLLALIFSAMCLLTTFSRMLSAWHSFQSP; translated from the coding sequence ATGTTGGATGCCTGGCTTCGTCCCCATATCGATCGCCCTTTGCAAGCCATTGCCGAACAGCTTGAAAAAGTGGGGCTCCATGCCAATGCCGTGACTTTGATCGGGTTCTGTCTGGGGCTGGCTGCAGCTTCGGCCTTGGCTTGGCGCCAATTTGGCTGGGGGCTGGGATTTTTTTTGTTGAACCGCTTGCTGGATGGTCTCGATGGTGCCTTGGCCAGACGCCTGGGCCCTACAGATTTTGGTGGCTATCTAGATATTGTTTCTGATTTTTTAGTGTATGCCCTGCTGGTTTTTGCTATGGCATTGGCCCAACCCGATTCGGCCCTGCACGCCAGTCTCCTTTTATTCAGTTTTATGGGAACCTCAACCACCTTCCTGGCCTATGCCATTCTGGCCGCAAAACGCAATCTGCATACCCAGGCACGAGGCCCCAAGGCCTTTTACTATCTTGGCGGTTTGACAGAGGGGAGTGAAACCCTGATCTTTTTTTGTATCCTGTTCCTCATTCCCGAACAGTTTAAACTGCTGGCCTTGATCTTTAGCGCCATGTGTCTCTTAACGACTTTTTCGAGAATGCTCAGTGCCTGGCATAGTTTTCAGAGCCCATGA